From the genome of Psychrilyobacter atlanticus DSM 19335, one region includes:
- a CDS encoding tRNA threonylcarbamoyladenosine dehydratase codes for MKQFSRQSLLIGEENTHKLINSSVIVFGLGGVGGFTIESLSRAGIGTITLVDFDTVDITNLNRQIIATHSSIGEEKTKLFKDRILDINPNAVVNIHNLRVTPENAKTLFDHIKYDYIVDAIDTVSAKLALIEISKDRNIPIISSMGFGNKLDPTTIQIADISKTSVCPLARTIRQELKKRRIKKVKTVFSTEIAIKPKNLDGSREKAVNVGSVSFVPSVAGLVIAGEVIKDLIKS; via the coding sequence ATGAAACAATTTAGTAGACAGTCCCTCCTTATTGGAGAGGAAAACACACACAAATTAATAAATTCTTCGGTAATTGTCTTCGGATTAGGTGGCGTAGGAGGATTCACTATAGAATCACTGAGTCGTGCAGGTATCGGAACTATAACTTTAGTTGACTTTGATACTGTGGATATCACTAATTTAAACAGACAAATTATAGCTACACACAGCTCTATCGGAGAAGAAAAAACAAAGTTATTTAAAGATCGTATCTTGGATATAAACCCTAATGCTGTAGTTAATATCCATAATCTAAGGGTTACACCTGAAAATGCCAAAACTTTATTTGATCATATAAAATATGATTATATTGTAGATGCCATAGATACTGTTTCTGCTAAATTAGCTTTAATTGAGATTAGTAAAGATAGAAATATCCCTATAATCTCCTCCATGGGATTTGGAAATAAATTGGATCCTACAACTATACAGATTGCAGACATCAGCAAAACCAGTGTATGTCCTTTGGCTCGTACTATAAGACAGGAGCTAAAAAAAAGAAGGATAAAAAAAGTTAAAACAGTTTTTTCTACAGAGATTGCTATAAAACCTAAAAACCTAGATGGTTCTAGGGAAAAAGCTGTCAATGTAGGAAGTGTCTCCTTTGTCCCTTCAGTAGCAGGGCTTGTTATAGCCGGAGAAGTAATTAAAGATCTAATAAAAAGTTAA
- the citG gene encoding triphosphoribosyl-dephospho-CoA synthase CitG encodes MYNDIIFKLGEFATEAMIYEVSCFPSFGLVSPVSSGSHTDMDYFTFIDSTTALNRYFLEMAYAGYSNDPINKIFAHARKIGEKAEKAMFAKTNGVNTHKGMIFVLGLGITASSKILYDGRDFNEISKLIKSMTAGIVESELKNLSTKTSLTHGEKIFLEYGISGVRGEAEMGFPIVFNYALDLYDSTKELGQNNRLVQALLGIMSQCKDTTILHRHDYDTLLNLQKNSEILINLGGFNNSDNIYEINNLNYHNEKNGISPGGCADLLALTVFISKLKESFFS; translated from the coding sequence ATGTATAACGACATAATATTTAAATTAGGTGAATTTGCCACTGAAGCTATGATCTACGAAGTTTCCTGCTTTCCCTCCTTTGGTTTAGTTTCCCCTGTATCTTCTGGAAGTCATACAGATATGGATTATTTTACCTTTATAGATAGTACTACTGCCCTAAACAGATATTTTTTAGAGATGGCTTATGCCGGATATTCTAACGACCCTATTAACAAAATTTTTGCCCATGCCAGAAAAATTGGTGAAAAAGCTGAGAAGGCTATGTTTGCTAAAACTAATGGTGTTAATACCCATAAGGGGATGATCTTTGTTTTGGGTTTAGGGATAACTGCCAGCAGCAAAATTTTATATGATGGTAGAGATTTTAATGAAATCTCTAAGCTGATAAAAAGTATGACCGCTGGTATAGTAGAAAGTGAGCTTAAAAACCTCAGTACTAAAACCAGCCTTACTCATGGAGAAAAAATTTTTTTAGAGTATGGCATTAGCGGGGTTCGTGGAGAAGCAGAGATGGGATTTCCAATAGTCTTTAACTATGCCTTAGATCTCTATGATTCTACCAAAGAATTGGGACAAAATAATCGTTTAGTTCAGGCACTTTTAGGAATTATGAGCCAATGTAAAGATACTACCATACTTCACAGGCATGACTACGATACCCTTTTAAATTTACAAAAAAACTCTGAAATTTTAATAAATTTGGGTGGATTTAATAATTCAGATAATATTTATGAAATTAATAATTTAAATTATCACAATGAAAAAAATGGTATTAGTCCCGGAGGATGCGCAGATCTATTGGCTTTAACCGTTTTTATCAGTAAATTAAAAGAATCTTTTTTTTCTTAA
- the citX gene encoding citrate lyase holo-[acyl-carrier protein] synthase yields MINPMDILDARENRAYLQEELIKKFNLPLLVIRANYPGIDKNNKTTKYIIEVMYETILSRVSPINIKKIDSFEGNVYLLSIDTSPSQLKKMTVDIETNHPLGRLVDIDILDLNNHTLSRTDLGFPPRKCFICSAPAHNCVRSRKHSLEDILKYIEIKVSDYKNLALNYTDKHNKKAT; encoded by the coding sequence ATGATAAATCCAATGGATATTTTAGATGCTAGAGAAAATCGGGCTTATTTGCAAGAGGAATTAATTAAAAAGTTTAATCTACCCCTCCTTGTAATCCGAGCTAACTACCCAGGAATAGATAAAAATAATAAAACAACTAAGTATATTATAGAAGTAATGTATGAGACAATCTTATCCAGGGTTTCTCCCATTAATATAAAAAAAATCGATTCCTTTGAAGGGAATGTTTACCTTTTAAGTATCGACACTTCTCCTTCTCAGTTAAAAAAAATGACAGTAGATATAGAAACTAATCATCCTTTGGGAAGATTGGTAGATATCGATATATTAGATCTGAATAACCATACTTTGAGTCGGACTGATCTCGGATTTCCTCCGAGAAAGTGCTTTATTTGTTCCGCTCCTGCCCATAATTGTGTAAGAAGTCGAAAACATAGTTTAGAGGATATTTTGAAATATATAGAAATTAAAGTTTCAGATTATAAAAATTTAGCTTTAAATTATACAGATAAACACAATAAAAAAGCAACGTGA
- the citC gene encoding [citrate (pro-3S)-lyase] ligase produces the protein MNYNVEKLHLTNIEEVSEIRSFLSTFQLDYEKDIDYTVVIRDNNKIIATCSKAKDVLKGFAVNHSVQGEGITNLLITAIQDRLFQEGIFHSFIFTKPIYETTFKSFGYKVIASVEEVSLLEYGFNDIHKSLATMKKLYGVDSSIPKTALVMNCNPFTLGHRYLIEEASLKSEQVLVFIVEEDKSLFPFVDRYHMVKNGVADLKNVTVIPGGKYIISSATFPAYFLREETKVLSAYTKLDATVFSKYFCKQFNITKRMLGEEPYCPVTKNYNEALVSVLENHGVEVEVIPRKWIATPENYISASKVRNLIKKEGREALDKLSEFIPTITLNYLRSEEGKEVIKKIINSNTPH, from the coding sequence ATGAATTATAATGTTGAAAAATTACATCTAACAAATATAGAAGAAGTAAGTGAAATTAGGTCTTTTCTATCTACATTTCAATTAGATTACGAAAAAGATATCGATTATACCGTTGTTATCAGAGATAACAATAAAATTATTGCTACCTGTTCAAAAGCTAAAGATGTTTTAAAAGGATTTGCTGTAAATCATTCGGTCCAAGGGGAAGGAATTACTAATCTTCTCATTACAGCTATCCAGGATAGACTCTTTCAAGAGGGGATCTTCCATTCATTTATCTTTACAAAACCCATCTATGAAACTACCTTTAAGTCCTTTGGTTATAAGGTCATAGCCAGTGTAGAAGAGGTTTCATTATTAGAATATGGATTTAATGATATCCATAAAAGTTTGGCTACTATGAAAAAATTATATGGTGTAGATAGTTCTATTCCTAAAACAGCACTTGTTATGAATTGTAACCCCTTCACTCTGGGACATCGATATCTCATTGAAGAAGCCAGCTTAAAATCAGAACAAGTTCTTGTCTTTATAGTTGAAGAGGATAAATCACTTTTCCCATTTGTAGACAGATACCACATGGTAAAAAATGGAGTGGCAGATTTAAAAAATGTCACAGTTATTCCTGGCGGAAAATATATAATCTCCTCTGCTACTTTCCCGGCATATTTCTTAAGGGAAGAAACCAAAGTTTTAAGTGCATATACAAAATTAGATGCTACTGTTTTTTCAAAATATTTTTGTAAACAATTTAATATAACTAAAAGGATGCTTGGAGAGGAGCCCTATTGTCCTGTCACAAAAAATTATAATGAAGCATTAGTAAGTGTACTAGAAAATCATGGTGTAGAAGTAGAGGTTATCCCCAGAAAGTGGATAGCTACACCTGAAAATTATATAAGTGCTTCTAAAGTACGAAATCTTATAAAAAAAGAGGGCAGAGAAGCTTTGGATAAGCTTTCGGAATTTATTCCAACGATAACACTAAATTATTTAAGATCAGAGGAGGGTAAGGAAGTAATTAAGAAAATTATAAATTCTAATACTCCCCATTAA
- a CDS encoding putative bifunctional diguanylate cyclase/phosphodiesterase — MKVKQNVKIFILLTIGIFIYGYLGYSYLRDKELQEINSNLYRAAKNIPYYLGNDYTFKNMDKNSHTDEEALKTTEILNEMSRANKVDYLYTIVDEKGMPTYTAVGGDVEEYIDKVRDKDSTELYWINFQDLEDDSIKETIDVLKNKSIHYIDSTDKGGGFRSVYLVLESKDGRKYIAGADIKMKNLNLRILEKFTYIILNGVLIILLVLLLISTTRRILSQKEKITEELYIKSNFDNLTGVLKREKGMEKLNELINYNNANKINKKIYFGLFDIVDLTYINNEFGMEIGDKAIISLVSILKETFRSSDKIIRLNGDQFLVVIEGSVDSGEIIKLEKRFLENIEKFNEIKGNEYKIFICKVFKEYKRDLSIKTAMKTLFDQLDFEKKHGDGAFYLLGNDIKKGIEKKEFKIYYQPKVNLNTKKVEFEALMRWDHPEKGNISPGIFIPIAEKSSLIIDLTYFLIEQVKKDIVRLKTSVSLNISPIHFNKKYFSEEIITKHGTLKGINFELTEGAFIDDIDKSIEKMENLKKIGINFFIDDFGTGYSSLSYLSKLPITTLKIDRSFVINMFECTENMKIIKTIIELGKSLGLEVIVEGTETIEEINMLKEMGVEIFQGYYYGKPEELDEVIKKLDKDEYTKKI; from the coding sequence ATGAAGGTTAAGCAGAATGTGAAAATATTTATACTACTGACAATAGGGATATTTATCTATGGGTACTTAGGGTATTCATATTTGAGAGATAAGGAGCTACAGGAAATAAATTCTAACCTTTATAGAGCAGCAAAAAATATACCGTATTATTTAGGAAATGATTATACATTTAAAAATATGGATAAAAACTCCCATACCGATGAAGAAGCATTAAAAACGACAGAGATTTTGAATGAGATGTCAAGAGCAAATAAGGTTGACTACCTATATACTATAGTAGATGAAAAAGGCATGCCTACTTATACAGCAGTTGGAGGAGACGTTGAGGAATATATCGACAAAGTAAGAGATAAGGATTCAACGGAACTTTACTGGATAAATTTTCAAGATTTGGAAGATGATTCTATAAAGGAAACTATCGATGTATTGAAAAACAAAAGTATTCATTATATAGATAGTACAGATAAAGGTGGAGGATTTAGATCTGTATATCTTGTGTTAGAATCTAAAGACGGAAGAAAATATATTGCCGGTGCAGATATAAAGATGAAAAATTTAAATTTAAGAATTTTAGAAAAATTTACCTATATAATATTAAATGGTGTTTTAATAATACTGCTAGTTCTTTTATTGATCTCTACTACAAGGAGAATACTCAGCCAAAAAGAAAAAATTACCGAAGAACTCTATATAAAATCTAATTTTGATAATCTTACAGGGGTATTAAAAAGAGAAAAAGGTATGGAAAAATTGAATGAATTAATAAATTATAATAACGCCAATAAAATCAATAAAAAGATATATTTTGGATTGTTTGATATAGTTGATTTAACTTATATTAATAATGAATTTGGTATGGAAATAGGGGATAAGGCAATAATTTCTTTGGTTTCTATATTGAAAGAAACATTTAGAAGTAGTGATAAAATTATAAGATTAAATGGAGATCAATTTTTAGTGGTTATTGAAGGGTCAGTTGATTCGGGAGAAATAATAAAATTAGAAAAAAGGTTTTTAGAAAATATAGAAAAATTCAATGAAATTAAGGGGAATGAATATAAAATATTTATTTGTAAAGTTTTTAAGGAATATAAGAGAGATCTATCGATAAAAACTGCTATGAAGACTTTATTTGATCAGCTTGATTTTGAAAAAAAACATGGAGATGGTGCATTTTATCTTTTAGGGAATGATATAAAAAAAGGAATAGAAAAAAAAGAGTTTAAAATATATTATCAACCTAAAGTGAATTTAAATACTAAAAAGGTTGAGTTTGAAGCACTTATGAGGTGGGATCACCCTGAAAAAGGTAATATATCTCCAGGGATATTTATACCAATAGCTGAAAAATCCTCCTTGATTATAGATTTGACTTATTTTCTAATAGAGCAGGTAAAAAAAGATATAGTGAGATTAAAAACTTCTGTATCATTAAATATATCTCCAATACATTTTAATAAAAAATATTTTTCAGAGGAGATTATAACTAAGCATGGGACTTTAAAAGGTATTAATTTTGAACTTACCGAAGGAGCATTTATAGACGATATCGATAAATCTATTGAAAAGATGGAAAATTTAAAAAAAATAGGGATCAATTTTTTTATAGATGATTTTGGTACAGGGTATTCTTCCCTTTCTTACCTGTCGAAGCTGCCGATAACTACCTTAAAAATTGACCGTTCATTTGTAATAAATATGTTTGAATGTACTGAAAATATGAAGATTATAAAAACTATCATAGAATTAGGTAAGAGCTTAGGTTTAGAAGTGATAGTGGAAGGAACAGAGACTATAGAAGAGATAAATATGTTAAAGGAGATGGGAGTAGAAATTTTTCAAGGGTATTATTATGGTAAACCAGAAGAATTAGATGAAGTAATAAAAAAATTAGATAAAGATGAGTATACTAAAAAAATCTAA